Proteins co-encoded in one Ensifer sp. PDNC004 genomic window:
- a CDS encoding TCR/Tet family MFS transporter, which produces MKKPLIVIFAAIVLDAVGIGLIFPILPSLLKEVTQTDDVAPLIGTMTALYAVMQFVFAPVLGALSDRIGRRPVLLLSLGGAAVNYLFLAFASNLWMLFAGRAIAGLTSANLAVATAYITDISPEDKRARRFGLFNAMFGIGFIVGPVLGGILGDHGLRLPFIAAAVLNACNLLLALFVLPESRIPSRERIDLAALNPLRPLGWAFSTKGLMPIVVLFIALSATGEAYSACWALWGSDAFHWNGLWIGLSLGAFGVCQALAQAFLPGPAVKRLGERATILTGVAGACVGLIVMAFATEGWMIFAVMPIFVLGGIGAPALQSLATRQVDETQQGQFQGVLASAVSLASIASPLAFSSFYFVFRQEWPGAIWLSVVALYLVAVPLVLSLRFGRPAEG; this is translated from the coding sequence ATGAAGAAACCACTTATCGTCATTTTTGCTGCCATTGTCCTCGATGCCGTCGGAATCGGGCTGATCTTTCCCATTCTGCCGTCGCTGCTGAAGGAAGTTACGCAGACGGACGACGTCGCGCCGCTCATCGGCACCATGACAGCCCTCTATGCAGTGATGCAGTTCGTGTTTGCACCGGTGCTCGGTGCACTCAGCGACCGCATCGGCCGCCGGCCTGTCTTGCTGCTTTCCCTTGGCGGCGCCGCCGTCAACTACCTGTTTCTGGCTTTCGCCTCCAACCTCTGGATGCTTTTCGCAGGTCGCGCGATCGCCGGCCTGACGAGCGCCAACCTGGCGGTGGCGACGGCCTATATCACCGACATCTCGCCGGAGGACAAACGCGCCCGCCGCTTCGGCCTGTTCAATGCCATGTTCGGAATCGGCTTTATCGTCGGCCCGGTGCTGGGCGGCATCCTCGGCGACCATGGCTTGCGGCTGCCCTTCATTGCAGCCGCCGTTCTCAACGCCTGCAATCTGCTGCTGGCGCTCTTCGTCCTGCCGGAATCGCGCATTCCCAGCCGGGAGAGGATCGATCTGGCCGCGCTCAATCCGCTCCGTCCGCTCGGCTGGGCTTTCTCCACCAAGGGCCTGATGCCGATCGTCGTTCTGTTCATCGCCTTGAGCGCGACGGGCGAGGCCTACAGCGCCTGCTGGGCCCTGTGGGGCAGCGATGCCTTTCACTGGAACGGGCTGTGGATCGGTCTTTCGCTTGGCGCCTTCGGGGTCTGCCAGGCCCTCGCCCAGGCATTCCTCCCCGGCCCGGCCGTGAAACGGCTCGGCGAACGCGCGACAATCCTGACAGGCGTTGCCGGCGCGTGCGTCGGCTTGATCGTCATGGCATTTGCGACGGAAGGCTGGATGATCTTCGCCGTCATGCCGATCTTCGTGCTCGGCGGCATCGGCGCGCCGGCCTTGCAGTCCCTTGCGACCCGCCAGGTTGATGAGACCCAGCAGGGCCAGTTTCAGGGCGTGCTGGCGTCAGCGGTGAGCCTGGCGTCGATCGCCAGCCCGCTCGCTTTCTCAAGCTTCTATTTCGTCTTCCGGCAGGAATGGCCAGGCGCCATCTGGCTGTCGGTCGTCGCCCTCTATCTGGTGGCCGTACCGCTCGTTCTGTCGCTACGATTTGGGCGACCCGCCGAGGGCTAG
- a CDS encoding glycosyltransferase family 4 protein: protein MSQKAITVGFPFSGDDIGGSHISALNLISSFDRERINPIVFVHHPRKALSRYLDENKIDYVTIEDIDILSPQRDRPLTQQSFSALRYPISMVKIIKLLRRHNIDIVHTNDGAIHTTWALPTYLAGAKLLWHHRGDPRARAVNMLAPLLAKHVVTVSRFAQPAKPLLPLEGRISVLHSPFRHPDQIPDREESRLALVRELGLPEETRFVGYFGLLNERKRPLRFVEAVHAFHRSNPDFPIAGLLFGTPEQAGPRLDLETAERARALGIADKIHLMGFRHPVAPYMCAVDILLVPAMSEPFGRTLIEAMMYGTPVVATNHGGNPEAIENDVTGFLVEPENPEAFVAPMERLLKHRGEWQRISETARTSTLAAYGIKPHVDGIVSIYQRILGKRPSDISAHAAH from the coding sequence GTGTCTCAAAAAGCAATTACCGTCGGATTTCCATTTTCGGGTGATGATATCGGGGGGAGCCATATTTCCGCGCTCAACCTCATATCGTCGTTCGACAGGGAACGGATCAATCCCATCGTCTTCGTCCATCATCCGCGCAAGGCGCTCTCCAGATATCTGGACGAGAACAAGATCGACTACGTCACAATCGAGGATATCGACATCCTCTCGCCGCAACGGGATCGGCCTCTCACGCAGCAATCCTTCTCGGCACTGCGCTATCCGATCTCGATGGTAAAGATCATCAAGCTCCTCAGACGACACAACATCGACATCGTGCACACCAACGACGGCGCGATTCATACGACCTGGGCGCTTCCGACCTACCTGGCCGGCGCGAAACTCCTGTGGCACCACCGCGGCGACCCTCGGGCCCGGGCCGTCAACATGCTTGCACCGCTTCTTGCCAAGCACGTGGTCACGGTCTCACGATTTGCGCAGCCGGCAAAACCGTTGCTCCCGCTCGAGGGGCGTATCTCGGTGCTGCACAGCCCCTTCCGGCATCCGGACCAGATTCCCGATCGGGAGGAAAGCAGGCTTGCGTTGGTGCGCGAACTCGGCCTGCCGGAGGAGACGCGGTTCGTCGGCTACTTCGGACTTCTCAATGAGCGCAAGCGCCCTCTCCGTTTCGTCGAGGCGGTTCATGCCTTTCACCGCAGCAATCCGGATTTCCCGATTGCCGGCCTGCTTTTCGGCACGCCCGAACAGGCAGGGCCGCGGCTCGACCTTGAGACCGCGGAACGCGCGCGCGCGCTCGGGATCGCCGACAAGATCCACCTCATGGGATTTCGTCATCCGGTCGCGCCCTATATGTGCGCCGTCGACATTCTCCTCGTGCCGGCCATGAGCGAGCCGTTCGGCAGAACGCTCATCGAGGCCATGATGTACGGCACCCCGGTCGTCGCCACCAACCACGGCGGAAACCCGGAGGCGATCGAGAACGACGTCACCGGTTTTCTCGTCGAGCCAGAAAACCCAGAGGCTTTCGTCGCCCCGATGGAGCGCCTGCTGAAACACAGAGGCGAGTGGCAACGCATCAGCGAAACGGCGCGCACCTCGACGCTCGCCGCCTATGGCATCAAGCCCCATGTCGACGGCATCGTCAGCATTTATCAGCGAATTCTCGGAAAACGGCCCTCCGACATCTCGGCGCACGCCGCGCACTGA
- a CDS encoding GGDEF domain-containing protein produces MGVVTLDQVEGQIARGFRYLHFSPEIEELFRKDYAAERVRLATIWGVIGIFIYDLVYFGDHTMLPDVFAGLFTVRFLVFTPFVIACILAVRRWPDARLYDVLAVAIAVLGVTLPMAVATQSTSPYLFVYQNGNSAAFLFFVIALRPRFLAVVSGLALMCASHFTTTHLTGAFDDVTYSGIITFYLTLSIFLAVSAYFLEQKDRQNFLNQLRGSLLCQQLERNAERDELTGLLNRRSLARIGGMLWNEAPGDTAISAILLDIDHFKRFNDVHGHIEGDACIRAVSQCIRSTVDEAAFVFRFGGEEILVLAPGREPLPALAMAERIRMAIEGLRLPHRGLTDGCVTASLGAATAIAADTTLERLLQKADDALYEAKRMGRNTVVLAKDAEPDAQVA; encoded by the coding sequence ATGGGCGTTGTGACGCTAGACCAGGTAGAAGGCCAGATCGCGCGGGGCTTTCGCTATCTGCATTTTTCGCCGGAGATTGAAGAACTCTTCCGCAAGGACTATGCGGCAGAGCGCGTGCGGCTCGCCACAATCTGGGGCGTGATCGGCATCTTCATCTACGATCTCGTCTATTTCGGCGACCATACCATGTTGCCGGATGTCTTCGCCGGGTTGTTCACCGTTCGCTTCCTGGTGTTCACGCCCTTCGTCATTGCCTGCATCCTGGCGGTGCGCCGCTGGCCGGACGCCCGTCTCTACGACGTCCTGGCGGTGGCGATCGCGGTGCTCGGCGTCACCTTGCCGATGGCGGTGGCCACGCAGAGCACCAGTCCCTACCTTTTCGTCTACCAGAACGGCAATTCCGCCGCCTTCCTGTTCTTCGTCATCGCGCTCCGGCCGCGGTTCTTGGCCGTCGTTTCGGGGCTTGCGCTGATGTGCGCGTCGCATTTCACCACGACGCATCTGACCGGCGCTTTCGACGACGTAACCTATTCCGGCATCATCACCTTCTATCTGACGCTGTCGATCTTCCTGGCGGTGAGCGCCTATTTCCTGGAGCAGAAGGACCGGCAGAATTTTCTCAATCAGCTGAGAGGCAGCCTCCTTTGCCAGCAACTCGAACGCAACGCTGAGCGGGATGAACTGACGGGTCTGTTGAACCGCCGGTCGCTGGCGCGGATCGGCGGCATGCTTTGGAACGAAGCACCGGGCGACACCGCGATTTCGGCGATCTTGCTCGACATCGACCACTTCAAGCGGTTCAACGACGTTCACGGCCATATCGAAGGCGATGCCTGCATCCGTGCCGTCTCGCAGTGCATCCGCTCCACGGTCGACGAGGCTGCCTTCGTCTTCCGTTTCGGCGGGGAAGAGATACTGGTGCTGGCGCCCGGACGGGAGCCCCTGCCGGCTTTGGCGATGGCAGAGCGGATCAGGATGGCGATCGAAGGGCTGCGCCTACCGCATCGCGGACTGACCGATGGCTGCGTGACCGCGAGCCTCGGGGCAGCGACGGCGATCGCCGCGGATACCACGCTCGAGCGGCTGCTGCAGAAGGCAGACGACGCGCTTTACGAAGCCAAGCGCATGGGCAGGAATACGGTCGTGCTGGCCAAGGACGCCGAGCCAGACGCGCAGGTCGCCTAA
- a CDS encoding lipopolysaccharide biosynthesis protein, with protein sequence MILLESLLKKTRKYRLAWQAEADLHGRLKNIAHLLTGNFASAFIGLAGFALTARALGPADYGLLALSFAYTRGIERFVSFRSWQPLIKYGAKALQVGETDDLKALFKFGLLIDLATALAGWGLAVLIVLFAGPLFGISEEMSRFVLMYCAVLPFQVTGMPTAVMRLYGRFKIVAYGQVAASILRALLCLAGVYLGWGLFEFMLLWMASQICSSLNRTAWAFRELRKQGLTGVMWVPLGDIRTRFPGFWSFSLWTNMALIIQACAFEFDTLLVGYLADPGSAGLYHIAKRVAKIAQQAGEQVQAVLYPDLSRVWATEGIDEFRKTVSQTGWLLFAFGVCALIGAHLTIEWVLRVTAGPGFEAAASLVMVQFVAVIIFLCGRTLYSALLAMGHEKILLQSALLGGALFLFTAVVLIPRVGAVGANVAHIVMSGVWFVQMAIAYRRKLDSRR encoded by the coding sequence GTGATATTATTGGAATCACTACTAAAAAAGACAAGAAAGTATCGTTTAGCCTGGCAAGCCGAGGCAGACCTCCACGGACGGCTCAAGAACATAGCACACCTGCTGACAGGCAACTTCGCCAGTGCCTTCATCGGACTGGCCGGCTTTGCCCTGACGGCGCGTGCGCTCGGTCCTGCCGACTATGGCCTCCTGGCCCTATCCTTTGCCTATACGCGCGGTATCGAGCGCTTCGTCAGCTTCCGCTCCTGGCAACCGCTGATCAAGTACGGGGCGAAGGCCCTTCAGGTCGGCGAGACCGACGACCTGAAGGCATTGTTCAAATTCGGGCTGCTGATCGATCTCGCCACCGCGCTTGCGGGATGGGGGCTGGCGGTGCTGATCGTGTTGTTTGCCGGCCCGCTTTTCGGCATTTCCGAAGAGATGAGCCGCTTCGTACTGATGTACTGCGCGGTCCTGCCCTTCCAGGTGACCGGCATGCCGACGGCGGTGATGCGGCTCTATGGCCGCTTCAAGATTGTCGCCTATGGCCAGGTCGCCGCCAGCATCCTCAGGGCGCTCCTGTGCCTTGCCGGCGTCTATCTCGGCTGGGGGCTGTTCGAGTTCATGCTTTTGTGGATGGCGTCGCAGATCTGCAGCAGCCTGAACAGGACCGCCTGGGCTTTCCGCGAGTTGCGCAAGCAGGGGTTGACCGGCGTCATGTGGGTGCCGCTCGGCGATATCCGAACCCGCTTCCCCGGTTTCTGGAGCTTCTCGCTGTGGACCAACATGGCGCTGATCATCCAGGCCTGCGCCTTCGAATTCGATACACTTCTCGTCGGTTACCTCGCCGACCCCGGATCGGCTGGCCTCTACCATATCGCCAAGCGGGTGGCGAAGATCGCACAGCAAGCAGGAGAACAGGTCCAGGCCGTGCTCTATCCGGATCTTTCGCGCGTCTGGGCGACCGAGGGGATCGACGAGTTCCGAAAGACCGTCAGCCAGACCGGGTGGCTGCTGTTCGCCTTCGGCGTCTGCGCCCTCATCGGCGCCCACCTGACCATCGAATGGGTGCTGCGCGTGACGGCCGGGCCGGGCTTCGAGGCGGCCGCCTCTCTCGTCATGGTGCAGTTCGTCGCCGTTATCATCTTTCTTTGCGGCAGGACGCTCTATTCGGCCCTGCTCGCCATGGGGCACGAAAAGATCCTGCTACAAAGCGCGCTTCTCGGAGGCGCCCTCTTCCTCTTCACGGCAGTCGTCCTCATCCCGCGCGTCGGCGCCGTGGGCGCGAACGTTGCGCATATCGTGATGTCGGGCGTCTGGTTCGTGCAGATGGCGATCGCCTATCGCCGCAAGCTCGACAGCAGACGCTGA
- a CDS encoding polysaccharide biosynthesis/export family protein produces MKFPAQTIFRIVSHIAFVAAATLSLTGPLHAAGASTASTPSATASGAATTTAVPTIQAAPAAYRVSVGDVLSFDILDDAELPTSLTIGTDGAAAFPLIGAFKIEGRTIPEAVDALRNEYLSRQLLTDPKLSLSIVTVRPVLILGEVRTPGSFAYYPGLTVEQAVGLAGGPQTAMSNPADRIIAQAKLRGTIEETDVEIVREAVYTARLYAQLRGSEKVDLKDIPESVKMYVDEASVGPVVAIEEKILKTDLLSTKNQMEILNQSIMQTEASLTILDKLKEQQEEVVALNEQVEARTLALRKRELNTESELSRVKMATSSEKSRLLELISEIGRSNRELANLKLQLETLKANREKEILTLLQEREATLKKLETQRQTTKEQMVLMAAAEVDSSKQDEVSFLYKIDRETGRGETKGRQSIQATSLTAVLPGDVIFVSIAGL; encoded by the coding sequence ATGAAGTTTCCGGCTCAAACAATTTTTCGCATCGTCAGTCATATCGCTTTCGTCGCGGCGGCGACGTTGTCGCTGACGGGTCCCCTCCACGCTGCCGGCGCGTCGACTGCCAGTACGCCCAGCGCCACCGCATCGGGCGCTGCGACAACGACCGCCGTACCCACGATTCAAGCGGCGCCGGCCGCCTACCGGGTTTCGGTCGGGGACGTGCTGTCCTTCGACATTTTGGATGACGCCGAGCTGCCGACGTCCCTGACGATCGGCACCGATGGAGCGGCCGCCTTTCCGTTGATCGGCGCGTTCAAGATCGAGGGGCGAACCATTCCCGAGGCGGTCGACGCCTTACGCAACGAGTATCTCTCCCGCCAGTTGCTGACCGATCCGAAGCTGTCGCTTTCCATCGTAACGGTTCGCCCAGTGCTGATCCTTGGCGAGGTGCGGACGCCCGGCTCCTTCGCTTATTATCCGGGGCTGACGGTCGAGCAGGCGGTCGGCCTGGCCGGTGGACCGCAGACGGCGATGAGCAATCCGGCTGACCGCATCATCGCCCAGGCGAAGCTGCGCGGCACGATCGAGGAAACGGATGTCGAGATCGTGCGGGAGGCGGTCTACACCGCCCGGCTTTACGCACAATTGCGCGGTTCCGAGAAGGTCGACCTCAAGGATATTCCGGAAAGCGTCAAGATGTATGTCGATGAAGCTTCCGTCGGTCCCGTGGTCGCGATCGAAGAGAAGATCCTGAAGACGGACCTGCTGTCGACAAAGAACCAGATGGAGATCCTCAACCAGAGCATCATGCAGACGGAGGCGAGCCTGACGATCCTCGACAAGCTCAAGGAGCAGCAGGAGGAGGTCGTCGCGCTCAACGAACAGGTTGAAGCGAGGACGCTCGCGCTCAGGAAACGGGAGCTGAATACGGAATCCGAGCTTTCACGGGTGAAGATGGCGACCTCAAGCGAAAAATCGCGCTTGCTGGAGCTTATCTCCGAGATCGGGCGCTCCAACCGCGAACTCGCCAATCTCAAGCTACAGCTCGAAACCTTGAAGGCAAACCGCGAGAAGGAGATCCTGACCTTGCTCCAGGAGCGCGAGGCCACGCTCAAGAAGCTCGAAACGCAGCGTCAGACGACCAAGGAGCAGATGGTCCTGATGGCTGCTGCGGAGGTCGATTCGAGCAAGCAGGATGAGGTATCGTTTCTCTACAAGATCGACCGGGAGACCGGTCGGGGCGAGACCAAGGGCAGGCAGAGTATCCAGGCGACAAGCCTTACTGCCGTGCTGCCGGGCGATGTCATCTTCGTATCGATCGCCGGCCTGTAG
- a CDS encoding sulfotransferase — protein sequence MQLSDIDFLIIGAAKSATTWLQQSLQQNPSVYMPDPELHFFSRNFDKGDAWYLDQFEPKPEQTIVGEKSNSYLDEPEAAARIKKALPRARLIAQLRNPVDRAYSDYCMLYRRGEVGTDITRYLDPRQAKGGRFLVGGLYCRQLEAYLDLFPAENLQVLLYEHMRQNPQAHLDAVRDFLQLSAPLHPVVNKVKDKTVPVVPPKLRRFLQPLKPIAAPFRSNPIVKGLRSMVARELDYVPLPTDLRNRLVEFYAPETERLGALLKQDLSGWLQAAAGSARPAA from the coding sequence ATGCAGCTCTCGGATATCGATTTCCTGATCATCGGCGCCGCGAAGAGCGCGACCACCTGGCTACAGCAGTCGCTGCAGCAAAACCCTTCCGTCTACATGCCGGATCCCGAGCTGCACTTCTTCAGCCGAAACTTCGACAAGGGCGACGCCTGGTATCTGGACCAATTCGAGCCCAAGCCTGAGCAGACCATCGTCGGCGAGAAATCCAACTCCTATCTCGACGAGCCGGAAGCGGCGGCCCGCATCAAGAAGGCGCTGCCGCGGGCACGGCTGATCGCGCAGCTGCGCAATCCCGTCGACCGCGCCTATTCCGACTACTGCATGCTCTATCGCCGCGGGGAAGTCGGCACCGACATCACCCGGTATCTCGATCCACGCCAGGCAAAGGGCGGACGTTTCCTGGTCGGCGGTCTCTATTGCCGCCAGCTGGAAGCCTATCTCGATCTGTTTCCGGCTGAAAACCTGCAGGTTCTGCTCTATGAGCATATGCGCCAGAACCCGCAGGCGCATCTCGACGCGGTCAGAGACTTTCTGCAGCTGTCCGCGCCGCTGCATCCGGTCGTCAACAAGGTCAAGGACAAGACGGTGCCTGTCGTGCCGCCGAAGCTGCGCCGATTTCTTCAGCCGCTAAAGCCGATCGCGGCACCGTTCCGCAGCAATCCCATCGTGAAAGGCCTGCGCTCGATGGTCGCCCGCGAACTCGACTATGTGCCGTTGCCGACGGACCTGCGCAACCGGCTGGTCGAATTCTACGCGCCGGAAACCGAAAGACTCGGCGCGCTTCTGAAGCAGGACCTTTCGGGCTGGCTGCAGGCGGCCGCCGGCAGCGCGCGACCAGCGGCCTGA
- a CDS encoding polysaccharide lyase family 1 protein, giving the protein MLIEIFMPRTSPRAQRPAGHFGSRPIQQQTRRAKAFQHGACTLALLSAFCGVEASAAEPQMVAFPGAEGHGKMAQGGRGGRMIQVTSLEDSGPGTLRECIEATGARNCVFRVSGIIRLKSSLVIGEDNNSVSILGQTAPGGGILLTIDQTNDELRHTPLVAKQTHDVIVRHLRIRPRLPNSVKNVHAAVIENSQRVYFDHTSMSWATDENVSTYSNTTDITIANSIFAEGLNKHSKCTLLGADPRVPQNITFWRNACISNNDRNPDNNHYGKSCIEIINNVFFNARSEWGEVFSQYPGGTPISYVGNYFKAGPSTVEKTYAIKWQNVESAAQPQIYESGNELWAPPSKSLQLLSPGTDQFVVNRPPCPLAVNTLLAAGEAYEEVRGQSGAFPRDDLDVAWIKDMGAKGERGAGRMVVAPGEIPAIEEAHAYADEDGDGMADSVEEKFGGVVGVKDAWEPASTGGGTRFDQFMEWLSQERIAGRYPN; this is encoded by the coding sequence ATGCTGATTGAGATTTTCATGCCGCGCACATCGCCACGTGCGCAGCGGCCGGCCGGTCATTTCGGTTCTCGGCCTATCCAGCAACAGACACGGCGCGCAAAGGCTTTTCAGCATGGTGCGTGCACGCTTGCCCTGCTTTCTGCCTTCTGCGGTGTCGAGGCTTCGGCCGCCGAGCCGCAGATGGTTGCGTTTCCCGGTGCCGAAGGGCACGGGAAGATGGCGCAGGGCGGCCGCGGCGGCCGCATGATCCAGGTGACGAGCCTTGAGGATTCCGGTCCCGGCACGCTGCGCGAATGCATCGAGGCGACCGGGGCCCGAAATTGCGTGTTTCGCGTTTCCGGGATCATCCGGCTCAAATCCTCGCTCGTGATCGGCGAGGATAACAACTCGGTCTCGATCCTCGGACAGACCGCGCCGGGCGGCGGCATTTTGCTGACCATCGACCAGACGAATGACGAGTTGAGGCACACCCCGCTGGTTGCCAAGCAGACGCACGACGTGATCGTCCGGCATCTGCGCATTCGACCGCGGCTGCCGAACTCCGTCAAGAACGTCCATGCGGCGGTGATCGAAAACAGCCAGCGCGTCTATTTCGACCATACGTCGATGTCCTGGGCGACCGACGAGAACGTCAGCACCTATTCCAATACGACGGATATCACCATCGCGAACTCGATCTTTGCCGAGGGGCTGAACAAGCACAGCAAATGCACCCTGCTCGGCGCCGACCCCAGAGTTCCGCAGAACATTACCTTCTGGCGAAACGCCTGCATTTCCAACAACGACCGAAACCCCGACAACAACCACTACGGAAAATCCTGCATCGAGATCATCAACAACGTGTTCTTCAATGCACGGTCCGAATGGGGCGAGGTGTTCTCGCAGTATCCGGGTGGCACGCCGATTTCCTATGTCGGCAACTACTTCAAGGCAGGTCCGAGCACGGTGGAGAAGACCTACGCCATCAAGTGGCAGAATGTCGAAAGCGCCGCCCAGCCGCAGATCTACGAGAGCGGCAACGAGTTGTGGGCGCCGCCCTCCAAGTCGCTTCAGCTGCTTTCGCCGGGAACGGACCAATTCGTGGTGAACCGCCCGCCTTGCCCCTTGGCAGTTAATACGCTCCTTGCCGCCGGTGAGGCATATGAAGAGGTTCGCGGCCAGTCCGGCGCGTTTCCCCGTGACGATCTCGACGTCGCCTGGATCAAGGATATGGGCGCGAAAGGCGAGAGGGGAGCAGGGCGCATGGTGGTTGCGCCGGGCGAGATCCCGGCGATCGAGGAGGCGCACGCCTATGCGGACGAGGACGGTGATGGCATGGCCGACAGCGTGGAGGAAAAATTTGGCGGCGTCGTCGGTGTGAAAGACGCCTGGGAGCCTGCCTCGACCGGTGGGGGCACGCGCTTCGATCAGTTCATGGAATGGCTGTCGCAGGAGCGGATTGCCGGTCGCTACCCGAACTAA
- a CDS encoding exopolysaccharide transport family protein, which translates to MPAVQYREARVAPRGYGIRDLFELFRRYRVVFFSLLGFALLATLLTAALLPRSYTAASAIVFDRNDVRPYEAQVELRKLERDRSVMETELDVIRSRVFVGVVVDALNLVNDPDFNTYLPETRSEHETFLQSFFANISEFIFGAPKESTQKERLISENVQRNRAISTLLNSYVVTRTGESLALTIRVVQSNPLKAATIADALAEQYLSWTAKKTEEATNNTVAYLRGEMANSATRIAGMERDIAAFARDSDLTFDPQDDVLRARMLQLNEQYVTLRVEEAGAVAKYNEAKQLVSADGKELAGGALTSTQLDQLRGEEARLERTRAQLGAKFGKNHPLVLDATNELESVRSMIGNEAQRLVQELANNAKVATVRAEKFQAELSALQDKVQGRNLAEIRRRELARDLQSEQAVYDQIVLRLGALNPERGEYKPTARIASYAEVPTKPTFPNNTLVIVAGSIGAVLLAVVGVIISDSLESRLYLPRDAEQLLNRPNLASVPDMRKRLRNSSAFYHYMLNNPESPAATAMRTLCMAWLTIDHEAGGKVVMLCSPALGDGKTTVALGMATMAKVDGLRPIVIDLDMSAQSAPNIAGANTKDTAITAPLEGKVDIKSRIATSPAYPHLEFISVRPGLMNLDVLCAELRDSYDLIIVDAPAVEENEGVIWLASHVDSVILVCRSGGTTDRQLANVQQRLSLNHAVILGSVMNYCDRSE; encoded by the coding sequence ATGCCTGCGGTTCAGTATCGGGAGGCGCGCGTTGCGCCGCGCGGATATGGCATCCGCGATCTGTTCGAGCTTTTCCGCCGGTATCGCGTGGTCTTCTTCTCGCTGCTGGGATTTGCGTTGCTTGCGACGCTGCTGACGGCCGCCCTGCTGCCGCGCTCCTATACGGCAGCTTCGGCCATCGTCTTTGACCGCAACGACGTTCGCCCCTATGAGGCGCAGGTCGAGTTGCGCAAGCTCGAACGCGACCGGTCGGTGATGGAAACCGAGCTGGACGTGATCCGCTCGCGCGTCTTCGTCGGCGTCGTCGTCGATGCGCTCAACCTGGTCAATGACCCCGATTTCAACACCTACCTGCCGGAGACCCGCAGCGAGCACGAGACGTTCCTGCAGTCGTTCTTCGCCAACATCTCCGAGTTCATTTTCGGCGCGCCGAAAGAGAGCACCCAGAAGGAGCGGCTGATCTCCGAAAACGTGCAGCGCAACCGCGCCATTTCGACCCTGCTGAACTCCTATGTCGTCACCCGTACCGGGGAAAGCCTCGCGCTGACGATCCGCGTGGTGCAATCGAACCCCTTGAAGGCGGCCACAATCGCTGACGCGCTCGCCGAGCAATATCTCTCCTGGACGGCGAAAAAGACCGAAGAGGCCACGAACAACACAGTTGCGTATCTGCGCGGCGAGATGGCCAACAGCGCCACGAGAATTGCAGGCATGGAGCGCGATATCGCCGCCTTTGCCCGCGACAGCGACCTGACCTTCGATCCGCAGGACGATGTTCTGAGAGCCCGCATGCTGCAGCTCAACGAGCAATATGTCACCTTGCGCGTCGAAGAGGCGGGCGCGGTTGCGAAGTACAACGAGGCCAAGCAACTGGTGTCTGCCGACGGCAAGGAACTGGCCGGCGGCGCGCTGACCTCGACGCAGCTTGACCAGTTGCGTGGTGAAGAGGCGCGGCTCGAGCGCACGCGCGCGCAGCTCGGCGCTAAGTTCGGCAAGAACCATCCGCTCGTCCTCGACGCCACGAACGAGCTTGAGTCCGTACGCTCTATGATCGGCAACGAGGCCCAGCGCCTCGTGCAGGAGCTGGCCAACAACGCCAAGGTCGCAACGGTGCGAGCCGAAAAATTCCAGGCGGAACTGAGCGCGCTACAGGACAAGGTCCAGGGCCGCAACCTTGCCGAAATCCGTCGGCGTGAACTTGCCCGCGACCTTCAGTCGGAACAGGCGGTCTACGACCAGATCGTGCTCAGGCTCGGTGCGCTCAATCCCGAAAGAGGCGAGTACAAGCCGACCGCCCGGATCGCGTCCTACGCGGAAGTGCCGACGAAGCCGACATTCCCGAACAATACGCTGGTGATCGTCGCCGGCAGCATCGGGGCAGTCCTGCTCGCAGTCGTCGGGGTCATCATTTCGGACTCGCTGGAAAGCAGGCTTTACCTGCCGCGCGACGCCGAGCAACTGCTCAACCGTCCGAACCTTGCCAGTGTCCCCGACATGCGCAAACGGCTGCGGAATTCGTCGGCCTTTTACCACTACATGCTGAACAATCCGGAGTCGCCGGCGGCGACCGCCATGCGCACTTTGTGCATGGCCTGGCTCACGATCGACCATGAGGCGGGCGGCAAGGTAGTAATGTTGTGCTCGCCGGCACTTGGCGACGGCAAGACCACGGTCGCGCTCGGCATGGCGACAATGGCAAAGGTCGACGGGCTGCGCCCGATCGTCATCGACCTCGACATGTCGGCGCAGAGCGCGCCGAACATTGCCGGCGCCAACACCAAGGATACCGCGATCACGGCGCCGCTCGAAGGCAAGGTCGATATCAAGAGCCGGATCGCGACGTCGCCTGCCTATCCCCACCTTGAGTTCATTTCGGTGCGTCCGGGCCTGATGAACCTCGATGTGCTCTGCGCCGAACTGCGCGACAGCTACGATCTCATCATCGTCGACGCACCGGCCGTCGAGGAAAACGAAGGCGTGATCTGGCTCGCATCGCACGTCGATTCCGTCATTCTGGTCTGCCGCTCGGGCGGCACGACGGATCGCCAGCTCGCCAATGTTCAGCAACGGCTGTCGCTGAACCACGCGGTTATTCTCGGCAGCGTCATGAACTACTGTGACCGTTCGGAGTAG